The Microlunatus soli genome contains the following window.
ACGGTCGTCACCTGCCTCTGCGACCTGGTCGGCAAACTCGCGGCAGGCTGGTTCGTCATTGTCCGGGTCCGGCGAATCAATGACGTGGGCAAGCAGCGTGACGTGCCGACCGCTTCGCTGAACCTGCTGGAACAGCTGGGACAGGAACCTGCGGTAGCCAAGATGATCGACGTGCGGATTGGGTTGCCAGAGCAGCCCAGACACGTTGAGCAGGATGTCGTGGGTCTTCAGCGCGACGAGTTGATCAAGGGCGAACACAACATCGGTGGTCAGGAGTTCGACCGGGCGGCGGAGTTCGGCCGCGACCTCGGCACTGCGCCGATCCCGTGCCATCACTGCGGTCGCCGTGCCGAGAGCCCGCCGGCCGAGGAGTCGGCCACGGCGAGTGCCGAACGGTCCGATCGTCTGTGGGCTGTAGACGATCGGAACGCGTGCTCGCCCGACGATCTCGGACATCAGGTTCATCGTCCAGAGCCGTTGCAGACCGTAGATATCGGCAAAGCTGTCCCCTGCTCGGGTGTCCAGGACAAGATCGAACTGCCTCACCCAGTCGGTCAATCCGTCGGTGTC
Protein-coding sequences here:
- a CDS encoding polysaccharide pyruvyl transferase family protein; the encoded protein is MKALILWGEERSANLGVRALGAGTEAILRRIDPAVEVSRQGYGPGDAPVRIGSHRSQLRRLIRDTDGLTDWVRQFDLVLDTRAGDSFADIYGLQRLWTMNLMSEIVGRARVPIVYSPQTIGPFGTRRGRLLGRRALGTATAVMARDRRSAEVAAELRRPVELLTTDVVFALDQLVALKTHDILLNVSGLLWQPNPHVDHLGYRRFLSQLFQQVQRSGRHVTLLAHVIDSPDPDNDEPACREFADQVAEAGDDRPEILVPTSLDDVRAKIATAELVIGSRMHACLNALSLGVPAIPLAYSRKFAPLLEAIDGPDSIDLKRQSDSAIDRVLETMDDPKAPDRAGAVRDRAQELLEPVPRLLERVVA